Proteins encoded together in one Apus apus isolate bApuApu2 chromosome Z, bApuApu2.pri.cur, whole genome shotgun sequence window:
- the CERT1 gene encoding ceramide transfer protein isoform X3, with amino-acid sequence MCAWDFNFICILSMTESGYGSESSLRRHGSMVSLVSGASGYSATSTSSFKKGHSLREKLAEMETFRDILCRQVDTLQKYFDACADAVSKDELQRDKVVEDDEDDFPTMRSDGDFLHNSNSSKEKLFPHVTPKGINGIDFKGEAITFKATTAGILATLSHCIELMVKREESWQKRVDKEVEKRRRTEEAYKNAVTELKKKSHFGGPDYEEGPNSLINEEEFFDAVEAALDRQDKMEEQSQSEKVRLHWPAPLPSGDAYSAVGTHRFVQKPYSRSSSMSSIDLVSASDDVHRFSAQVEEMVQNHMTYSLQDVGGDANWQLVVEEGEMKVYRREVEENGIVLDPLKATHAVKGVTGHEVCHYFWNVDVRNDWETTIENFHVVENLADNAIIIYQTHKRVWPASQRDVLYLSAIKKIPAFSENDPETWIVCNFSVEHDSAPLNNRCVRAKINIAMICQTLVSPPEGNKEISRDNILCKITYVANVNPGGWAPASVLRAVARREYPKFLKRFTSYVQEKTAGKPILF; translated from the exons aCTGAATCTGGCTATGGATCAGAGTCAAGTTTACGACGCCATGGCTCCATGGTGTCTCTTGTTTCTGGAGCAAGTGGATACTCTGCGACGTCCACCTCTTCATTCAAG AAGGGCCATAGTTTACGTGAAAAGCTTGCAGAAATGGAAACCTTTAGAGACATCTTGTGCAGACAAGTTGATACTTTACAGAAATACTTTGATGCCTGTGCAGATGCAGTTTCCAAAGATGAACTCCAGCGGGATAAAG TGGTAgaagatgatgaagatgatTTCCCTACAATGCGTTCTGATGGGGATTTTTTACATAACAGTAACAGCAGTAAGGAAAAAT TGTTTCCACATGTGACACCAAAAGGAATTAATGGCATAGACTTTAAAGGAGAAGCTATAACTTTCAAGGCAACTACTGCTGGAATACTTGCTACACTCTCTCATTGTATTGAACTCATGGTAAAACGTGAAGAAAGCTGGCAAAAAAGGGTAGATAAG GAGgtagaaaaaaggagaagaactGAAGAGGcatacaaaaatgctgtgacaGAACTGAAGAAGAAGTCCCACTTTGGAGGGCCAGACTATGAG GAGGGTCCTAATAGTTTGATTAATGAAGAAGAATTCTTTGATGCTGTTGAAGCTGCTCTCGATAGACAGGATAAAATGGAAGAACAG TCCCAAAGTGAAAAGGTTAGATTACACTGGCCAGCACCCTTACCTTCCGGAGATGCATATTCTGCTGTGGGGACTCATCGATTTGTCCAGAAG CCCTATAGTCGCTCTTCCTCCATGTCTTCCATTGATCTAGTCAGTGCCTCTGATGATGTTCACAGATTCAGCGCCCAG GTGGAAGAGATGGTACAAAACCATATGACATATTCCTTGCAAGATGTAGGAGGAGATGCCAATTGGCAGCTAGTGGTAGAAGAAGGAGAAATGAAG GTATACAGAAGAGAGGTGGAAGAGAATGGTATCGTTTTAGATCCTTTGAAAGCAACCCATGCTGTTAAAGGGGTAACAGGGCATGAAGTTTGCCACTACTTCTGGAACGTTGATGTTCGTAATGACTGGGAAA CAACAATTGAAAATTTCCATGTTGTGGAAAATTTAGCTGATAATGCAATCATCATTTACCAGACACATAAG AGGGTGTGGCCAGCTTCTCAAAGGGATGTGCTATATTTGTCTGCCATCAAAAAGATACCAGCATTCAGTGAAAATGATCCTGAGACGTGGATTGTGTGCAATTTCTCTGTGGAGCATGACAGCGCTCCT CTGAACAATCGATGTGTCCGtgccaaaataaatattgctaTGATTTGTCAGACTTTAGTAAGCCCACCAGAGGGAAATAAGGAAATAAGCAGGGACAACATCCTATGCAAGATCACTTATGTAGCTAATG TGAACCCAGGAGGATGGGCACCAGCATCAGTGTTACGGGCAGTGGCAAGACGAGAATATCCAAAATTCTTGAAGCGATTTACATCATACGtgcaagaaaaaacagcaggaaagcCTATTTTATTCTAG
- the MED18 gene encoding mediator of RNA polymerase II transcription subunit 18, producing the protein MEAPPVSMMPVSGGTINMMEYLLQGSVLDQSLESLLHRLRGLCDNMEPETFLDHELVFLLKGQQASPFVLRARRAMDKSGMPWHLRYLGQPEIGDKNRHALVRNCVDIATSDNLTDFLVEMGFRMDHEFVAKGHVFRKGIMKIVVYKIFRILMPGNTESIEPLSLSYLVELNVVAPAGQDVVSEDMRNFAEQLKPLVHLEKIDPKRLM; encoded by the exons aTGGAGGCGCCCCCGGTGAGCATGATGCCCGTGTCGGGCGGCACCATCAACATGATGGAGTACCTGCTGCAGG GAAGCGTTTTGGACCAGAGCCTGGAGAGCCTGCTGCACCGCCTGCGCGGCCTGTGCGACAACATGGAGCCCGAGACGTTCCTGGACCACGAGCTGGTGTTCCTGCTGAAGGGGCAGCAGGCCAGCCCCTTCGTGCTGCGGGCGCGGCGGGCCATGGACAAGAGCGGGATGCCCTGGCACCTGAGGTACCTGGGCCAGCCCGAGATCGGCGACAAGAACCGGCACGCGCTGGTCCGGAACTGCGTGGACATCGCGACTTCGGACAACCTGACGGACTTCCTGGTGGAGATGGGCTTCCGCATGGACCACGAGTTCGTGGCCAAGGGGCACGTGTTCCGCAAGGGCATCATGAAGATCGTGGTCTACAAGATCTTCCGCATCCTGATGCCCGGGAACACGGAGAGCATCGAGCCGCTCTCCCTCTCCTACCTGGTGGAGCTCAATGTGGTAGCCCCAGCGGGGCAGGACGTCGTTTCCGAGGACATGAGGAACTTTGCTGAGCAGCTGAAGCCTCTGGTGCACCTGGAAAAAATTGACCCCAAAAGGCTGATGTGA